The Pseudomonas sp. SCA2728.1_7 DNA segment CTCGCGGCGAGTTTCGTGGTGGCCGCCCGCGATTTGCGCCACGGCGAGTCGGTCGAGGAACAGGTGTGCCGTGAAATGGTCGGCGCCTATCAAACGACGCTGCTGGAATGCGCCGAACAGAGTTCGCTGGAAAACTGGTACGAGTCCATCAGCTACAACGATCTGCTTGCGCAGGCGCGCAAAAGTACCCTCGAACATGTGGAGCGCGCCATCGAAAAGGCTGAGCGGCGCACCCACGCCGAGCTGCTGCCCAAAATCAGTGAGCGCGATGCCAGTGGTCGTCTGATTATTCGCGATGACCTGCCGGAAATTTTCCACCTGCACAAAAACACCACGCTGCTGGACGCCGACGATGACTGGCTGCGGTTGTCGGACTGGCGCCCGCTCTACGACGCGTTCATGCGTGATTATCGAAACACTCTGCAACCCGACCGTCGCGAGTTGCTCTCACGGTTTCACGCCCAGGACCTGGCCTTCAAAGTGGTCGGCGTCGGCAGTGTAGGTACGCGCTGCCTGGTGGCGCTGTTGACCGACGATCAGGAATTTCCGTTGTTTCTGCAGTTCAAGGAAGCGCGACGTTCGGTGCTCGCCGATTACGTCAAAGTCAAATCGCGCACGCGCCACGAAGGCCAACGCGTGGTCGAGGGGCAGCGGTTGATGCAGGCCGCCAGCGATCTGTTTCTCGGCTGGACCACCGGCCCCAGCGGTCGGCACTTCTATGTGCGGCAACTGCGCGACATGAAAATTTCCGCTGAGCTTGAGACCTTCGACGCCGAAACCTTCGCCGCCTATGGACGAGTGTGCGGCCGAGCCCTCGCCCGGGCACATGCCAAGGCATCCGGCCTCGCGGCGCAAATCAGCGGTTACATTGGCAAAGGCGATGCGCTGGCCGATGCGCTGCTGAAGTACGCGCAAAGTTACACCGCGCAGAACGAACGCGACTTCGAGCGTTTCCAGGTGGCTTGTCGCAAGGGCCGTTTGCGCGCCCGGTCAGAAGCTGATTTTGCCGCTGACCATATGCCTTGAGCCGGGCGCACCGGCATCGAGCTTCCGACCTACTGCGGCCGTTTAACCATCCACGTTTTTAGGACTGGGTCTATTGCTTGCCCGGATTCTATTTCAGCCGGAGTTTGACTGAAGGTCATGCCGTTCCCGCAGAACGCCGTGAACACTTCGCGATTGAAGTTGTAGAGGTCAACACTCGTTACCGTCTCACAAGCGTCGCTTGCTACCACTTTTCTAGCGAGCTTGATTCTCGACGACTGATAAGTGTCATAGCGTTCCTTGTAATAGGCTTTGGATCGCGCCGCCGAGGCGCCTGGATTAAGGACATCGTCGGCGATCCTGCCGTCGAGGGGACCTGCTGTGAAGCTTGAATAGGGCCGGATATCGTCGACATCAACGGTATAAACGCGCGCATCGCCCCTTTGCATGTTGAGCATGACCACTTTCAAGGGGACTTCTTCTGGATAAACCTTGTAGACAACAACCAGAGGCGCCAATAGAAGACTGGATGTGTAGTGACCTGTATAGATGAACTTTTCATCTTTTTTCAGGCGGAACCGCTGAACTATCGAGTCGATTCGATCAAGCCGCTTTTGCGCCTCCACATCGCTCTGCGCAACAGCGACGGGCTTCAGATTTTTCAAATCCTCAGGAATGGGCATGACCTGGATCTGGACATCTGCCTGCGCGCCAAAAGCTAACGCAGCCAGGAACAGGGGGATAACGT contains these protein-coding regions:
- a CDS encoding DUF2252 domain-containing protein; its protein translation is MTSLKDRMQQGKDARKKCPRSAQASTGKMNRDPIPLIKASSQGRVEALVELRYGRMLVSPFTFFRGNALLQAHDLSGTANMGLNLPICGDCHLMNFGGFATPERNLLFSVNDFDEAHPGPWEWDLKRLAASFVVAARDLRHGESVEEQVCREMVGAYQTTLLECAEQSSLENWYESISYNDLLAQARKSTLEHVERAIEKAERRTHAELLPKISERDASGRLIIRDDLPEIFHLHKNTTLLDADDDWLRLSDWRPLYDAFMRDYRNTLQPDRRELLSRFHAQDLAFKVVGVGSVGTRCLVALLTDDQEFPLFLQFKEARRSVLADYVKVKSRTRHEGQRVVEGQRLMQAASDLFLGWTTGPSGRHFYVRQLRDMKISAELETFDAETFAAYGRVCGRALARAHAKASGLAAQISGYIGKGDALADALLKYAQSYTAQNERDFERFQVACRKGRLRARSEADFAADHMP